In one uncultured Methanoregula sp. genomic region, the following are encoded:
- the cdhD gene encoding CO dehydrogenase/acetyl-CoA synthase subunit delta: MAQKRIDLSTDNEKLMALAPQIMELLKGVQQVELENFTMDIGDLELFIPSFGGTPSPAATSGSMVPVPRAKPTELFRESYKPLEFAYPGKIREVTLGATRTQGGSRSNSVTIGGATTPAYFDGHHLPPHLPVIALDVFDMNVSLPKVLRENVAEVMDDPAEWAKMNVKKFGADVITIHLMSTDPLFKDATPATAVKTVEEILQAVDVPLIIGGCGDPRKDADVFTAVAEMAEGERLLLNSVTLDMAEAKTLERVATAAKDHGHVLLAFTGLELNNAKELNRRLYQYIPPEQIVMDLTTVALGYGLEYSFTIHERARYAALMGDMELAHPVISAATNAWAAREAWMKMPPEYGSRQLRGPIWETINALTLLLAGMDLFLMMHPAAVLTLKDVIHRLGKPGSCRADRIQDWVSVRL, from the coding sequence GTGGCGCAAAAAAGGATTGACCTATCCACGGACAATGAGAAACTCATGGCCCTTGCCCCACAGATTATGGAACTCCTGAAAGGAGTCCAACAGGTAGAGCTCGAAAATTTCACGATGGATATCGGGGATCTTGAACTTTTTATCCCCTCCTTTGGAGGTACGCCTTCTCCTGCAGCAACTTCCGGCAGCATGGTTCCCGTTCCTCGTGCAAAACCCACAGAACTGTTCCGGGAATCCTATAAGCCCCTTGAATTCGCATATCCCGGAAAGATCAGGGAAGTGACTCTTGGAGCTACCCGAACACAAGGCGGGAGCAGGTCAAATTCCGTAACCATTGGTGGAGCGACAACACCGGCATACTTTGACGGCCACCATCTCCCGCCCCATCTTCCGGTTATTGCTCTTGATGTCTTTGACATGAACGTCTCCCTTCCCAAGGTTCTCAGGGAGAACGTAGCAGAAGTGATGGACGATCCCGCTGAATGGGCGAAAATGAATGTCAAAAAATTCGGTGCAGACGTTATCACTATCCACCTGATGAGTACCGATCCTCTCTTCAAGGATGCCACTCCCGCAACTGCTGTCAAGACCGTTGAGGAGATCCTCCAGGCCGTGGATGTCCCGCTCATCATTGGTGGGTGCGGCGACCCCCGCAAAGATGCAGACGTCTTTACGGCAGTAGCCGAGATGGCCGAAGGGGAGCGCCTCCTCCTGAACTCGGTTACTCTGGATATGGCGGAGGCCAAGACCCTTGAGCGGGTGGCAACGGCAGCAAAGGATCACGGGCATGTCCTCCTCGCTTTCACGGGCCTCGAGCTGAACAATGCAAAAGAGCTCAACCGGCGGTTGTACCAGTATATTCCCCCCGAGCAAATTGTGATGGACCTGACAACGGTTGCCCTCGGGTACGGCCTTGAATATTCTTTCACGATCCATGAAAGGGCCCGGTACGCGGCTCTGATGGGCGATATGGAACTTGCCCACCCGGTGATATCCGCCGCAACCAATGCGTGGGCTGCCCGTGAAGCCTGGATGAAGATGCCCCCCGAATACGGCTCCCGCCAGCTCCGTGGCCCGATATGGGAGACGATCAATGCCTTAACCCTCCTCCTGGCTGGCATGGATCTCTTCCTGATGATGCACCCGGCAGCGGTCCTGACCCTCAAAGACGTAATCCACAGGCTCGGAAAGCCCGGGAGTTGCCGGGCTGACCGGATACAGGACTGGGTGAGTGTGAGATTATGA
- the acsC gene encoding acetyl-CoA decarbonylase/synthase complex subunit gamma — MSRTGNPQEQKRKKSIREISPIDVYKFLPKTNCSECGEANCMAFATRLVNGELVLSDCPPILADENSRSYDELAILLAPPVRAVQIGTGEYRITIGGKYVLQRHEFTYHNPTPIALDVHDLMTEDELTERVRHIEEFAYNYIGRRLVPNAIAVRSCSNDPKIFRSIVQKVAGMSHYPLILCALDPSVMEAGLLEARDRRPLIYAATESTWKEMAELSLSYDAPLAVFAPGDLGLLRSLVKTLREYGIADLVLDPGTFAEEGLSDTINNFTAIRAGACRNFDELFGYPLLGVPLTTWTGEEISEEVLKWREAITASMLLSRYADLLIMHSIDGWVLLPQLIWRFNLYTDPRKPVSVESGVKTFGRPGQDSPVLITTNYALTFFTVESDIKAANLDCYLIVIDTGGLSVESAVAGRYFTADSMANALKTYNVSSLVRHKVLIIPGLAARLSGETEEATGWRILVGPKDSSGISQFLREHWPPEI; from the coding sequence ATGAGCAGGACGGGAAACCCGCAGGAACAAAAACGCAAAAAAAGCATCCGGGAGATCAGTCCCATCGATGTCTACAAGTTCCTTCCAAAGACCAACTGCAGCGAATGCGGCGAGGCCAACTGCATGGCGTTTGCCACCCGCCTGGTCAACGGGGAACTGGTCCTATCAGACTGCCCGCCGATCCTCGCTGATGAGAACAGCCGTTCATATGATGAACTTGCGATCCTTCTGGCTCCACCGGTTCGTGCAGTGCAGATCGGGACCGGGGAATATCGCATAACTATCGGCGGGAAATATGTGCTCCAGCGTCACGAGTTCACGTACCACAACCCTACGCCGATAGCACTCGATGTTCACGATCTCATGACAGAAGACGAGCTGACGGAACGGGTCCGCCATATCGAAGAATTTGCCTATAACTATATCGGGAGAAGACTTGTGCCAAATGCAATTGCTGTCCGCTCATGTTCAAACGATCCCAAAATCTTCAGATCCATTGTCCAGAAAGTTGCAGGTATGAGTCATTATCCTCTCATCCTCTGTGCACTTGATCCCTCTGTCATGGAAGCCGGCCTCCTGGAAGCCCGGGACCGGCGTCCCCTGATCTATGCTGCAACCGAGAGCACGTGGAAGGAGATGGCAGAGTTGTCCCTCTCATATGATGCACCCCTCGCAGTCTTTGCACCGGGCGATCTGGGCCTGCTCCGCTCGCTCGTAAAAACCCTCCGGGAATATGGTATCGCGGACCTTGTTCTCGATCCCGGGACATTTGCAGAAGAGGGTCTTTCCGATACTATCAATAATTTTACTGCTATCCGGGCCGGGGCCTGCAGGAATTTTGATGAACTGTTTGGCTACCCGCTACTGGGTGTCCCCCTCACGACCTGGACGGGAGAAGAGATCTCCGAGGAGGTTCTCAAGTGGCGGGAAGCTATCACTGCTTCCATGCTCCTCTCCCGTTATGCTGATCTTCTCATCATGCACAGCATAGACGGGTGGGTACTCCTTCCACAGTTGATCTGGCGGTTCAACCTGTATACGGATCCCCGTAAACCCGTCTCCGTTGAGTCCGGGGTGAAGACGTTTGGCAGGCCGGGTCAGGACTCCCCGGTACTTATCACCACAAATTACGCACTCACCTTCTTTACCGTAGAGTCGGATATCAAGGCTGCGAATCTCGACTGCTATCTCATCGTCATCGATACCGGGGGCCTGAGCGTTGAGAGCGCTGTTGCCGGCCGTTACTTCACGGCAGATTCCATGGCAAATGCCCTGAAAACGTACAACGTGTCTTCCCTTGTCAGGCACAAGGTTTTGATCATCCCGGGACTTGCAGCCAGGTTAAGCGGTGAGACCGAAGAGGCGACCGGATGGCGGATCCTGGTAGGCCCGAAAGATTCATCCGGTATTTCCCAGTTCCTCCGGGAACACTGGCCGCCGGAAATCTGA
- a CDS encoding ASKHA domain-containing protein produces the protein MADNVSIVFHPMNRIVSVPAGATVLEAIRLAGIQFESICGGKGECNKCRIIYLRGHSDFGTPDSLKGLTNDEIDGNYCRACHTHVMGDCEFIIPVESRIDEPKILLNHIDPGMDHSPAITKHLLVSENSINPSSGNRSLKLDGYTGTRPHMTKHQNHLLTYATGPVTVTISRTNRYPEVLCIEPGDTTREIYGVALDLGTTTVVGILVDLTTGRACGQASAMNRQITFGEELLTRISYAKKSEGRKKLQAAALASVNEVIGNLVRGAEIPAHAVYDVCLAGNTVMHHLFLGEDSASLEIVNMEISRKPVVVRAGTLGLAVNPDSYVYCLPNVSRFVGGDVIGDVVASGLYRSAELSLLIDLGTNGEVVLGNAEWLSSVSCASGPAFEGAGISSGMRGMRGAIDHVMIDPETFLVTWTTIGRELPRGICGSGIIDAAAAMVAAGILDFTGKFVEGKSGIRMGKDGPEFVLVEKERTATGRDIMITRQDMAYLIDSKAAACGSIGVLLNKYRLSVHDIRHVYLAGAFGAYADKEKIIRFGILPDFPAAEYHTIGNGSLSGAYALLVSMKRRQDAETVAKKMVYIDLLVDADFIEEYSAAVYIPGKKEYFPR, from the coding sequence ATGGCAGATAATGTCAGTATAGTATTCCACCCCATGAACCGGATCGTCAGCGTCCCTGCCGGTGCAACTGTTCTCGAAGCAATCAGGCTTGCGGGTATCCAGTTCGAGAGCATCTGCGGGGGAAAAGGGGAATGCAACAAATGCCGGATCATTTACCTCAGGGGGCATTCTGACTTTGGAACCCCAGATAGCCTCAAAGGACTTACAAACGACGAGATAGACGGAAACTACTGCCGCGCCTGCCATACGCATGTAATGGGTGACTGTGAATTCATTATTCCTGTCGAGAGCAGGATCGATGAACCGAAAATTCTCCTGAATCATATCGATCCCGGGATGGATCACTCTCCCGCCATCACGAAGCACCTGCTGGTGAGCGAGAATTCCATCAACCCCTCGTCAGGCAACCGCTCGCTGAAGCTTGATGGATATACCGGCACACGCCCCCATATGACAAAGCACCAGAATCACCTGCTGACCTATGCCACGGGACCTGTTACGGTAACCATCTCCCGCACGAACCGGTACCCGGAAGTGCTCTGTATTGAACCGGGAGATACCACCCGGGAAATCTACGGTGTAGCGCTTGACCTTGGGACCACGACCGTTGTCGGGATTCTTGTGGATCTTACTACCGGCAGGGCCTGTGGTCAGGCATCTGCCATGAACCGGCAGATCACGTTCGGTGAGGAACTTCTCACCCGTATTTCGTATGCAAAGAAAAGCGAAGGGAGAAAGAAGCTTCAGGCTGCAGCGCTTGCGAGTGTCAATGAAGTTATCGGCAACCTTGTGCGGGGAGCAGAGATTCCGGCTCACGCTGTTTATGATGTCTGTCTTGCCGGCAATACGGTCATGCATCATCTGTTTCTCGGGGAAGATTCAGCATCACTTGAGATTGTGAACATGGAGATCTCCCGGAAACCCGTAGTAGTCCGGGCCGGTACACTGGGTCTCGCAGTCAACCCGGATTCCTATGTGTACTGCCTCCCGAATGTCAGCCGGTTTGTTGGCGGTGATGTGATCGGCGATGTCGTAGCCTCGGGCCTTTACCGTTCGGCTGAGCTCTCGCTTCTCATCGATCTCGGAACGAACGGGGAAGTTGTCCTGGGGAATGCCGAATGGCTCTCTTCGGTATCGTGTGCATCCGGTCCGGCATTCGAAGGTGCCGGGATCTCGAGCGGCATGCGGGGGATGCGGGGAGCAATAGATCATGTGATGATCGATCCGGAAACGTTTCTGGTTACCTGGACCACGATCGGCAGGGAGTTACCCCGGGGGATCTGCGGTTCCGGAATCATCGATGCCGCAGCAGCTATGGTTGCTGCCGGTATTCTTGATTTTACCGGAAAATTTGTTGAAGGCAAATCTGGTATCCGCATGGGAAAGGACGGCCCCGAATTTGTTCTGGTAGAAAAAGAGAGAACGGCAACCGGCAGGGATATCATGATCACCCGGCAGGATATGGCATACCTTATTGACTCAAAGGCTGCGGCTTGTGGTTCCATCGGTGTCCTGTTAAATAAATACCGGCTTTCTGTTCACGACATCCGGCACGTGTATCTTGCCGGGGCCTTTGGTGCCTATGCCGATAAGGAAAAGATCATACGATTCGGTATTCTCCCGGACTTTCCTGCTGCAGAATATCATACGATCGGAAACGGGTCGCTCTCGGGAGCCTATGCCCTGCTTGTCTCAATGAAACGGCGACAGGATGCGGAAACCGTCGCAAAAAAGATGGTCTATATCGACCTGCTCGTGGATGCCGACTTTATCGAAGAATATTCGGCTGCCGTCTACATTCCTGGAAAGAAGGAGTACTTTCCCCGTTAA
- a CDS encoding class I SAM-dependent methyltransferase: MMHHADRDTWDKDYSKRGNLWSGAVHALPVLPAFSRVLELGCGNGKTLAGMIPCGWDVVATDFSLAAVSLSRKAVRGDSSCTVVLSDARFSPFCSESFDAIFAWHILGHLTKLDRILSVFEITRILRPGGYIFFSEFSEEDFRFGKGAQIEPGTFIRGNGIRTHYFTMDEVRDLFTCFDEESLGDRAWTMRIRGNDFVRSEIKAVFAKRGR, encoded by the coding sequence ATGATGCATCACGCGGATCGTGATACCTGGGACAAGGATTATTCAAAACGGGGCAACCTCTGGAGCGGAGCTGTTCATGCTCTCCCGGTATTACCGGCTTTTTCCCGGGTTCTGGAACTGGGGTGCGGGAACGGCAAGACCCTTGCCGGCATGATCCCGTGCGGGTGGGATGTTGTTGCAACAGATTTCTCGCTCGCAGCGGTTTCCCTGTCCCGGAAAGCAGTTCGAGGGGATTCATCCTGCACGGTGGTTCTTTCCGATGCCCGGTTCTCCCCGTTTTGTTCCGAATCGTTCGATGCGATATTTGCCTGGCATATCCTCGGGCACCTGACTAAACTGGATCGTATTTTATCCGTCTTTGAAATAACACGAATTCTCCGTCCGGGGGGCTATATCTTCTTCTCTGAATTCTCGGAAGAGGATTTCCGGTTCGGGAAAGGTGCACAAATAGAGCCAGGCACATTTATCCGGGGAAACGGTATCCGGACCCATTATTTCACTATGGATGAAGTGCGGGACCTGTTCACTTGCTTTGACGAAGAATCGCTCGGTGACCGGGCCTGGACAATGCGTATCCGCGGCAACGACTTCGTTCGTTCAGAGATCAAGGCAGTCTTCGCAAAGCGGGGTCGGTAA
- a CDS encoding PEGA domain-containing protein produces MRKSILILGILLGIVLLVTPVVSALGGDEGWIQVNCNVDGASVSFNGEYKGITSGGSLTVPVYTTGAPVNSVTVDKSGYTPYSTSVEMPLAGQTRVVYATLNPIPAPVNYGSISVESQPSGAQIYFNGDYRGLSPLVISEVWPGKYTIEADMSGYQPYSTSVSVSSGARSSVYCPLTRLDNSGALYIISQPTNSNVYLDGVYRGITPLTLSNLAATTHIVQLDHAGYYDWKSTADVPAGGTRTVSGTLNPMPVSSTGWVYVTSSPGGASVAIDGVGFGQTPASGSLKLNNIPAGEHTVTLSLTGYQPVSAIVSVTANTVSEVNKILQPLTPVFGKGSLSISSTPSGANVFLDNNFIGITPLTVNDVAAGSHILTLRYDGYQDYSTTTLVNTGATSTVSAVLVATTPTPRSPVLAITVLGALLIAGLVVRRKP; encoded by the coding sequence ATGAGGAAAAGTATTCTTATTCTCGGTATTCTTCTTGGTATTGTACTCCTGGTCACCCCTGTAGTCAGCGCTCTTGGTGGGGACGAGGGCTGGATACAGGTCAACTGCAATGTCGATGGCGCGAGCGTCAGTTTTAACGGGGAGTATAAGGGGATTACCTCCGGGGGCTCCCTGACCGTCCCTGTGTACACAACCGGGGCCCCCGTTAATTCCGTGACCGTGGATAAGAGCGGGTATACCCCGTATTCAACCTCTGTTGAAATGCCTTTGGCCGGACAGACCCGGGTGGTGTATGCTACGCTGAATCCGATCCCTGCGCCAGTGAATTATGGATCAATCTCGGTAGAATCCCAGCCATCCGGGGCACAGATCTATTTCAACGGGGATTATCGCGGCTTATCCCCCCTGGTGATCAGCGAGGTCTGGCCGGGTAAATACACCATTGAAGCGGATATGTCCGGATACCAGCCATATTCTACATCAGTTTCGGTCTCTTCCGGTGCCCGTTCAAGCGTCTACTGCCCGCTCACCCGGCTCGATAATTCAGGAGCTCTGTACATAATATCCCAGCCAACCAACTCCAATGTGTACCTTGACGGGGTCTATAGGGGAATTACACCGCTCACGCTCAGCAATCTTGCTGCAACGACTCATATTGTGCAGCTTGATCATGCGGGTTATTATGACTGGAAATCTACGGCAGATGTCCCGGCAGGGGGAACGCGGACGGTCTCCGGGACCCTGAACCCCATGCCGGTCAGCAGCACCGGATGGGTGTATGTGACATCCAGTCCCGGTGGTGCGTCTGTCGCAATTGACGGGGTCGGATTCGGTCAGACACCGGCATCCGGTTCGCTCAAGCTGAACAACATCCCGGCGGGAGAACATACGGTTACTCTGTCGCTCACCGGGTACCAGCCTGTTTCTGCCATAGTAAGCGTTACTGCAAATACTGTCAGTGAAGTGAATAAAATCCTCCAACCGCTTACCCCGGTCTTCGGAAAGGGATCCCTTTCAATATCATCCACACCTTCCGGTGCAAACGTCTTTCTTGACAATAACTTCATCGGCATCACACCTTTGACCGTAAATGATGTGGCTGCCGGCAGCCACATCCTGACCCTGAGGTATGACGGGTACCAGGATTATTCCACAACAACCCTGGTTAATACCGGAGCAACGAGCACGGTCTCTGCAGTTCTTGTGGCAACTACTCCCACCCCTAGGTCTCCTGTACTTGCAATAACCGTTCTGGGAGCCCTGCTCATTGCCGGGCTGGTCGTCAGGAGAAAACCCTGA
- a CDS encoding archaellin/type IV pilin N-terminal domain-containing protein: MRSFNHENAFTGLEAAIVLIAFVVVAAVFSYVVLGAGFFTTQKSQEVVHTGVQQASSTLEIVGNVYGVGTAATSITMINFSAALAPGGTPVDFDKVVITYSNASVLETLGKIATKGGTVTSGKWGIVTVQNEVTNDNVLEKGEQFDITAKPTNAILKNDQFQLEIKPAVGAALGISRTAPASIQAVNILY; this comes from the coding sequence ATGAGATCATTCAACCATGAAAATGCATTCACCGGCCTCGAGGCAGCGATTGTGCTCATCGCATTCGTTGTCGTTGCGGCGGTGTTCTCGTACGTGGTGCTCGGCGCCGGGTTCTTCACAACCCAGAAGAGCCAGGAAGTCGTCCACACGGGTGTACAGCAGGCGAGCTCAACTCTTGAAATCGTTGGCAATGTCTACGGAGTAGGTACTGCAGCAACATCAATTACCATGATCAATTTCTCCGCTGCATTAGCTCCCGGCGGAACTCCTGTTGACTTTGATAAGGTCGTAATAACCTACAGTAATGCATCTGTGCTTGAAACCCTCGGTAAGATTGCAACCAAGGGAGGAACGGTTACTTCAGGAAAATGGGGTATAGTTACGGTCCAGAACGAAGTAACCAATGATAATGTTCTTGAAAAGGGCGAACAGTTCGACATAACCGCAAAGCCGACCAACGCGATCTTAAAGAACGACCAGTTCCAGCTTGAGATCAAACCGGCCGTAGGTGCTGCACTCGGTATCTCCCGTACTGCCCCGGCGTCAATCCAGGCAGTAAACATCCTCTACTAA
- a CDS encoding PEGA domain-containing protein — protein MNAFTANSLDITLNKNGDATATFRFTLEGLIENAIPQSLLEEELKKGLTTSSEPPALLSMDRSSASLLLKNFADTSDVPKGTEYRTATMNFKKAEIALQSSALSSVISADFSPSKIIITFPDGYSRQLDNLDVLPSITHTVVDPAKATASGAQQNTGTLKIVSSPSAVQVYLDGTYIGNAPSQFPDIAAGSHTLLFEKDGFAPVTKTVTVKQGEHLQVSVVLVYATPPPGATTPASPGFDVGTAGLAILICISAGFAGYLRKNK, from the coding sequence GTGAATGCATTCACGGCCAATTCGCTGGATATAACCTTGAACAAGAACGGCGATGCAACAGCGACATTCCGGTTCACTCTGGAAGGCCTCATCGAAAACGCAATCCCCCAGTCACTTCTTGAGGAGGAACTCAAAAAAGGGCTCACTACCAGTTCGGAGCCCCCTGCGCTCCTCTCCATGGACAGGTCGAGCGCCTCTCTCCTCCTGAAAAATTTTGCCGATACTTCTGATGTCCCGAAGGGAACCGAATACCGGACTGCAACCATGAATTTCAAGAAAGCGGAGATTGCTCTCCAGTCTTCTGCCCTCTCAAGCGTCATCTCCGCTGACTTTTCACCATCAAAAATTATCATTACGTTTCCGGATGGATATTCCCGTCAGCTGGACAATCTCGATGTATTACCTTCGATAACGCATACGGTCGTCGATCCCGCAAAAGCGACCGCTTCCGGAGCACAGCAGAATACCGGTACTCTTAAGATTGTGTCGTCCCCATCTGCAGTTCAGGTATACCTTGACGGGACATACATTGGAAACGCCCCTTCCCAGTTCCCGGATATAGCAGCAGGTTCGCATACGCTCCTTTTTGAAAAAGACGGATTTGCTCCGGTAACAAAGACGGTTACGGTAAAACAGGGAGAACACCTCCAGGTATCAGTAGTTCTTGTCTACGCAACCCCCCCGCCCGGGGCAACAACACCAGCATCCCCGGGATTTGATGTTGGAACTGCTGGTCTTGCAATACTTATTTGTATATCTGCAGGGTTTGCAGGGTATCTCAGGAAAAACAAGTAA
- a CDS encoding VTT domain-containing protein, translated as MIDALISIFLHLDKNLPLITHEYGMWTYLILFFIIFFETGFIIFPFLPGDSLLFVGGAAAASGILDLQWLLLAIILGAVIGDTVNYWIANYLGLRVFLERFPTIVRQEHIDRTYGFYEKYGGATIFVARFVPLVRTFAPFLAGIGSMQYRRFLFYNILGAVGWAFSIILLGYFAGTQPIVKENMSLLLLGVLLLMGGTILLIAASIIKSFLLKKKAGSG; from the coding sequence ATGATAGACGCTCTTATCAGCATTTTTCTGCATCTCGATAAGAACCTGCCGCTCATTACTCACGAATATGGCATGTGGACTTACCTCATCCTGTTCTTCATCATCTTCTTTGAGACCGGCTTTATCATTTTCCCGTTCCTGCCCGGCGATTCCCTTCTTTTTGTCGGAGGTGCTGCTGCGGCAAGCGGCATTCTTGATCTCCAGTGGCTGCTCCTTGCCATTATCCTTGGGGCAGTAATCGGCGATACCGTGAATTACTGGATCGCCAATTACCTGGGACTCCGGGTGTTTCTTGAACGGTTTCCTACGATTGTAAGACAGGAGCATATTGACCGGACTTATGGGTTTTACGAAAAATATGGCGGGGCAACAATCTTTGTTGCCCGGTTTGTGCCGCTTGTACGGACATTTGCCCCATTCCTTGCCGGAATCGGATCCATGCAGTACCGGCGCTTCCTCTTTTACAATATTCTGGGTGCGGTCGGCTGGGCGTTCAGTATTATCCTTCTCGGGTACTTTGCGGGAACCCAACCTATCGTGAAGGAGAACATGAGTCTCCTTCTTCTTGGTGTTCTTCTCCTCATGGGAGGGACTATCCTCCTTATTGCAGCGAGTATCATCAAATCGTTTCTCTTAAAAAAGAAGGCCGGGTCCGGATAA
- a CDS encoding YqhA family protein, giving the protein MLIRFLSLRYISLIAVISLFVGAALMFIIGAVRTLNAVLILFLDAGVFNYPEHLDRGTLSSVALVQSVDAFLFALVLLIFSYGIYNLFINSPTENHKQDLPSWLRINSIGELKTTLLQVIIVILAVNVLEHVILVGSEALKWETLIIPISILCLAGALLMMHSIPSGHKEE; this is encoded by the coding sequence ATGCTGATACGGTTCTTATCCCTGCGGTATATCAGTCTCATTGCCGTTATTTCCCTGTTTGTCGGGGCAGCCCTGATGTTCATTATCGGGGCTGTTCGAACACTTAATGCAGTCCTCATCCTGTTCCTTGATGCGGGAGTGTTCAATTATCCGGAACATCTTGATCGGGGCACCCTGTCTTCAGTGGCACTGGTCCAGTCAGTGGATGCTTTTCTTTTTGCGCTCGTCCTCCTGATCTTTTCCTATGGCATCTATAACCTTTTCATCAACAGCCCAACGGAGAATCATAAACAAGATCTTCCCAGCTGGCTCCGGATCAACAGCATCGGGGAACTCAAGACAACACTTCTCCAGGTCATCATAGTTATTCTCGCAGTAAACGTGCTCGAGCATGTCATCCTTGTCGGCTCGGAGGCCCTGAAATGGGAAACACTGATCATCCCCATATCAATCCTCTGTCTTGCCGGCGCCCTATTGATGATGCATTCCATACCAAGTGGGCATAAAGAGGAATAA
- a CDS encoding GHMP kinase yields MPIMKIRGGDLDLVEYDFKTFAPGEDLKTLGFEKNTYALKPKKGTVLVKAPARIHLTVLDMNRFAPDHPGGGGIGFAIRCYCTAEVSCIKKGVEIDYNRAVIVENFVAVFKKAVGYSGGFRIRVTDHEYKHVGLGSTSTVMIAVATALNEAVGSPLSNNQLRKLIGHNYVEETADGSIAFGFETGVGPAVSTHGGMAVMGDELTLIYHHSFAEKKNVYIIIPPTDISSAGTQEFDLLMNRARTLDYRDRELKAYLFMMDLIPALEEDNLQKIGNVIWEIEFRGSKRAEVEHHSFEIYHYMSRLREAGLEFVGMSSVGPSIAVVTALDRKHLEKILKPLGLKIAIGSGVDNNGLVITHKQ; encoded by the coding sequence ATGCCGATCATGAAAATTCGCGGGGGAGATCTCGACCTCGTGGAATACGATTTCAAGACATTTGCCCCGGGCGAGGATCTCAAGACCCTTGGCTTCGAGAAGAACACCTATGCACTCAAACCAAAGAAAGGGACCGTTCTTGTAAAAGCTCCCGCACGCATCCACTTAACCGTGCTGGACATGAACCGGTTTGCTCCGGACCATCCCGGGGGGGGAGGCATTGGATTCGCTATCCGGTGCTATTGCACTGCCGAAGTCAGCTGCATAAAAAAAGGTGTTGAGATCGATTACAACCGTGCCGTGATTGTAGAGAATTTCGTTGCGGTTTTTAAAAAGGCAGTTGGATATTCCGGGGGTTTCCGGATCCGGGTGACTGACCACGAGTACAAACATGTCGGTCTTGGATCAACCAGCACGGTGATGATAGCGGTTGCAACAGCCCTCAATGAAGCAGTAGGTTCGCCACTCTCAAACAACCAGCTCCGCAAACTGATCGGCCATAATTATGTCGAGGAGACCGCAGACGGCTCCATTGCATTTGGCTTTGAAACCGGCGTTGGACCGGCTGTCAGCACGCATGGAGGAATGGCCGTGATGGGTGATGAACTCACCCTGATCTATCACCATTCCTTTGCAGAAAAGAAGAACGTGTACATCATCATCCCCCCCACGGACATCTCTTCAGCCGGAACCCAGGAGTTCGACCTCTTGATGAACCGGGCCCGGACGCTGGATTACCGTGATCGCGAGCTCAAGGCGTACCTCTTCATGATGGATCTTATACCGGCTCTTGAAGAAGATAACCTGCAGAAGATTGGCAATGTTATCTGGGAGATCGAGTTCCGGGGATCGAAACGGGCAGAAGTCGAGCACCATAGCTTCGAGATCTACCACTATATGAGCAGGCTTCGGGAAGCGGGCCTGGAATTTGTCGGGATGAGTTCGGTTGGCCCGTCAATTGCGGTTGTAACGGCGCTTGACCGAAAACACCTGGAGAAGATCTTAAAACCCCTTGGTCTCAAAATTGCCATTGGCTCGGGTGTTGATAACAACGGCCTGGTCATCACCCACAAGCAATAA